Genomic window (Aquimarina sp. BL5):
CATGCGCTTGAGCAGAATCACTAATCACTAATAAACTGTGCTTCTTTGCTATTATATTAATTTCATCCATTTGAGCCAATTGACCATATAGATACGTCGGAAGGATTACTTTAGTTTTATCAGTTATAGCTTCTTCAATCTTACGAATATCAAGGTTAAAGGTATCAGTATTTGGTTCAACAAGTACAGGCTGTAAACCAGCATATTTTACGGATAATATTGTCGCTATAAATGTATTTGCCGCAACAATCACCTCATCCCCAGCCTTTATTTTACCTAATTCAATATATCCCCTTAGTACTAGCGTCAATGCGTCTAAACCGTTACCAACACCGATACAATATTTCGCTCCACAAAATCTAGCAAATGTATGCTCAAACTCTTCTACAAAATCTCCTTTGATATAACTCCCCGAGTCTAAGAAATCAGAAAACCGACTTTTAAGTTGTTTATGATAACGACTATTAATTTTATGTAGATCTAAAAATGGAATCGACGGTTTACGCTTTGTCATTATCAAAAATATCTAACTACCTTTTTATTAATCCTATGGGCACAAAAATAATTCGGTAGGATTCTGTTTTTATTATTAAAGTATTAAAAATACCTTTACAACAAAGATATTTGTTTTTGTGTAAGCCCATAAGAACGTGTCATTTTTTTTTAAAGTCTTAAAAATAAAGGCTTAATATTATTTTAATGAAAATATTACTAGTAGGAGAATATAGTCGGTTACATAATTCGCTTAAAGAAGGTTTGATAAAAAATGGGCATCAGGTAACTATTATTGGTAACGGTGATGTTTTCAAAAAATACCCTGTAGATATTGATATAGATGGAAAGTTTATAAAAAACAATTTTATTCTAAATAAAATCAGACATTTAATCTTTAAACTTACTTCAATCGACATCGCATCTATTGAAACTTTTATAAAATTCCATAGAAATAAGAAGTCTCTGTTAAACTATGATTTTGTTCAATTGATTAATGAAACTCCTTTTAATATTGGATCGTACTTTGAAAAAAAACTCTTAGCAACCATTTTTCAAAATAACAAAAATGTCTTTTTATTAGCTTGTGGTGATGACTACAGATATATATCCTATTTACTTTCAGGAAAATTTACATATAGCACAGTAAGTCCTTTACTAGACAATCCCAATTTAAAAACGGCCTACCAACATACGTTAAAATTTGTATCCAACAAACAAAAAGAAATTCACGATTTTGTTTTTAAACACATTAAGGGTGTTATCCCCGTGAGTGTAGAATATCATATTGCGTATAAAAACACATCTAAAACATTGCCACTAATTCCTAATCCTGTAAATATTGATAAAATTACTACTGTCCCTTTTGTAAATAATGGGAAAATAAAAATACTACACGGAATTAACAGCTCTAATTACATAAAAAAAGGAAATCGATATTTTGAAGAAGCATTAGCCGTTATCACCAAAAAATATCCAACTAGAACTGAAGTAATTATTACCGAAAATCTACCATATAAAGAATACATAAAGCATTTTTTATCGGCTCATATTATTTTGGATCAAGCACAAGCTCACGATCAGGGATATAATGCTTTAGAAGCTATGGCTATGGGAAAAGTAGTTTTTACAGGTGCTGGAGCTGCCTTTACAAAATACTACAAACTACAAGATACTGTAGCTATCAACACCTCTCCGGATAGTTCTGAAATAGCAGAAAACTTGGAGAAACTC
Coding sequences:
- a CDS encoding glycosyltransferase is translated as MKILLVGEYSRLHNSLKEGLIKNGHQVTIIGNGDVFKKYPVDIDIDGKFIKNNFILNKIRHLIFKLTSIDIASIETFIKFHRNKKSLLNYDFVQLINETPFNIGSYFEKKLLATIFQNNKNVFLLACGDDYRYISYLLSGKFTYSTVSPLLDNPNLKTAYQHTLKFVSNKQKEIHDFVFKHIKGVIPVSVEYHIAYKNTSKTLPLIPNPVNIDKITTVPFVNNGKIKILHGINSSNYIKKGNRYFEEALAVITKKYPTRTEVIITENLPYKEYIKHFLSAHIILDQAQAHDQGYNALEAMAMGKVVFTGAGAAFTKYYKLQDTVAINTSPDSSEIAENLEKLILNPHQIQEIGKNARAFLEKEHHYIAIAKKYVETWQNNC